In Leptospira sp. WS58.C1, a single genomic region encodes these proteins:
- the ccrA gene encoding crotonyl-CoA carboxylase/reductase has product MSAPEIVPIGQLPPLGVVPKKMHAQVIRPERYGDPIKSIQPEEIDVPEIAPDEVLVAVMAAGINYNNVWAGLGFPVDVIAARNKKGEPEKFHIGGSDASGIVYKVGSEVKNVKVGDEVVLHCGIWDKNDPWIKAGNDPMLAPSELIWAYETNWGSFAQFCKVQDHQCLPKPKHLSWEEAAAYMLVGATAYRMLHHWKPNDVKPGDVVLIWGGAGGLGAMAIQIVKAAGGIPIAVVSSDDKIDFCKKLGAAGVINRNNFKHWGALTSDINKPEVFVEWTKQAREFGKAIWDIAGKGNNPKIVFEHPGETTIPTSVFVCETGGMVVICAGTTGYNATVDLRYLWMRQKRLQGSHFANDENAAGLNQLVIDKKVDPALSHTYKFEETAMAHQLMKENKHPSGNMSILVGADKLGLGRK; this is encoded by the coding sequence ATGAGCGCACCTGAAATCGTACCAATTGGCCAACTCCCTCCATTAGGGGTGGTCCCGAAAAAAATGCATGCACAGGTCATCCGACCAGAGCGTTATGGAGACCCGATCAAATCCATCCAACCGGAAGAGATAGATGTCCCAGAAATTGCTCCGGACGAAGTGCTGGTTGCAGTCATGGCGGCAGGAATTAATTATAACAACGTATGGGCCGGTCTAGGCTTCCCGGTAGATGTGATTGCCGCTAGGAACAAAAAAGGCGAGCCGGAGAAGTTCCATATCGGAGGTTCTGACGCTTCCGGAATCGTATATAAAGTAGGTTCCGAAGTTAAGAACGTAAAAGTCGGAGACGAAGTCGTCCTACACTGCGGTATCTGGGATAAAAACGATCCTTGGATCAAAGCTGGGAATGATCCTATGCTTGCACCTTCCGAATTGATTTGGGCGTATGAAACGAACTGGGGATCCTTCGCACAATTCTGTAAGGTCCAAGACCACCAATGTCTTCCTAAACCAAAACATCTTTCTTGGGAAGAAGCTGCTGCTTACATGCTCGTTGGAGCAACGGCATACAGAATGCTTCACCACTGGAAACCGAACGATGTAAAACCGGGGGACGTAGTGTTGATTTGGGGAGGAGCCGGTGGACTCGGAGCTATGGCAATCCAGATCGTAAAAGCAGCAGGCGGAATTCCGATCGCTGTAGTATCTTCCGACGACAAAATCGACTTCTGTAAAAAGCTTGGCGCTGCCGGTGTAATAAACAGAAACAATTTCAAACATTGGGGTGCCCTTACTTCGGATATTAATAAGCCTGAAGTATTTGTAGAATGGACCAAACAAGCCCGCGAATTCGGAAAGGCTATCTGGGACATCGCAGGAAAAGGAAACAATCCTAAGATCGTATTCGAACATCCGGGTGAGACCACCATCCCTACTTCCGTTTTCGTATGTGAAACCGGAGGAATGGTAGTTATTTGCGCGGGAACCACAGGTTATAACGCAACCGTAGACTTAAGATATCTGTGGATGCGCCAAAAACGTCTCCAAGGTTCTCACTTTGCAAACGACGAAAACGCAGCCGGTTTGAACCAACTCGTGATCGACAAGAAGGTAGATCCTGCTCTCTCTCATACGTACAAGTTTGAAGAGACAGCAATGGCTCACCAATTGATGAAAGAAAACAAACACCCTTCAGGAAACATGAGTATCCTTGTGGGTGCTGATAAACTAGGACTAGGTAGAAAGTAA
- a CDS encoding zinc-dependent alcohol dehydrogenase family protein produces the protein MKAVQLSSFGKENLSLIDLPEPGKPGPGEVLVRFRAASLNFRDYLVVQGKYNPNFPVPMVPCSDGSGEIVEVGENVTGITSGDKINATFAPYWLSGHANKKELRTTLGGPLDGTLRQYAILPATGVVPMPSHLNFEEAATLPCAGLTAWSSFFVESRLKKGESVVIQGTGGVSLFALQFAKAVGATVYLTSSSDEKLERGKSLGADYLINYKSVTSWGEKIRELTGGEGADHIVEVGGAGTLEQSIKAVKLFGTIHLIGILAGAIKDLNLLPLVMNQIKVQGIVVGHREGFLAMNKAIEEWKLKPVVDKVYELSEFKDALEYLKDGKHFGKIVVRIP, from the coding sequence ATGAAAGCGGTCCAACTTTCCTCTTTCGGAAAAGAAAATCTCTCCTTAATCGATCTACCGGAACCGGGCAAGCCAGGTCCTGGAGAAGTTTTAGTCCGTTTCAGAGCGGCTTCCTTAAATTTCAGGGATTATCTGGTGGTTCAAGGAAAGTACAATCCGAATTTTCCCGTACCAATGGTTCCTTGCAGCGACGGATCGGGAGAAATAGTAGAAGTCGGAGAGAATGTCACAGGTATTACGAGCGGAGATAAAATAAACGCAACCTTTGCTCCATACTGGTTATCCGGACATGCAAACAAAAAAGAACTCAGGACCACTCTCGGCGGTCCTTTAGACGGGACTCTAAGACAATATGCAATCCTTCCTGCAACCGGAGTGGTTCCAATGCCTTCTCATCTCAACTTTGAAGAAGCTGCCACACTTCCTTGTGCCGGACTTACCGCTTGGTCTTCTTTTTTTGTGGAAAGCCGACTCAAAAAAGGGGAATCCGTAGTTATACAAGGCACAGGCGGAGTTTCCTTATTCGCATTACAATTTGCTAAAGCAGTTGGAGCCACAGTCTATTTGACCTCTTCCTCCGACGAAAAACTGGAAAGAGGAAAATCCTTAGGCGCGGATTATCTGATCAACTATAAAAGTGTAACATCCTGGGGAGAGAAGATCAGAGAGTTAACCGGTGGAGAAGGTGCCGATCACATAGTGGAAGTGGGCGGAGCCGGAACCTTAGAACAATCCATTAAGGCAGTAAAATTATTCGGCACAATCCATCTAATCGGGATCTTAGCGGGAGCCATCAAGGATCTAAACCTTCTCCCTCTGGTCATGAACCAGATCAAAGTCCAAGGGATCGTAGTCGGTCATAGAGAAGGTTTCCTTGCCATGAACAAAGCAATAGAAGAATGGAAACTGAAACCGGTAGTGGATAAGGTCTACGAACTTTCCGAATTCAAAGATGCATTAGAGTATTTGAAAGACGGAAAACATTTCGGAAAGATCGTAGTTCGTATTCCTTAA
- a CDS encoding TetR/AcrR family transcriptional regulator produces MKKKDGSPVYPTNGVFRNSRERILEGAAIAFARKGFHGTSLREISRECGLEQPSIYHHFHSKENLFRKALVATHLMILNDIRSRVIKDKGLREEVVSVFRAISDIARQFPDRAKLPFSLVYSAPENLVQEYTNHYGAQYRKLLDAAVDRNPPAKKAELKLSLLVDLLHSLILSISSERFFEDRVRGLEDRIDHILLS; encoded by the coding sequence GTGAAAAAGAAGGACGGTAGCCCAGTCTACCCCACAAACGGAGTTTTCAGAAATTCTCGAGAGAGAATTTTAGAAGGCGCTGCGATTGCTTTTGCCCGCAAGGGATTCCATGGAACTTCTCTGAGAGAGATCAGTAGAGAATGTGGGTTGGAGCAACCTAGTATCTATCATCATTTTCATTCCAAAGAGAACCTGTTTAGAAAAGCGTTGGTAGCCACTCATTTGATGATATTGAACGATATCCGAAGCAGAGTGATAAAAGATAAAGGTTTAAGAGAAGAGGTTGTATCCGTATTCAGGGCAATTTCCGATATCGCTAGACAGTTTCCTGATAGAGCTAAACTTCCCTTCAGCTTAGTATATTCTGCGCCGGAAAATCTGGTCCAAGAATATACGAATCATTATGGAGCCCAGTATAGGAAGTTACTGGATGCAGCCGTGGATCGAAACCCCCCGGCTAAGAAGGCGGAACTTAAACTATCCCTTCTCGTGGACCTATTGCATAGTTTGATACTTTCTATCTCCTCAGAGCGATTTTTTGAGGATAGGGTCAGAGGATTGGAAGATAGGATCGATCATATCCTGCTTAGTTAG
- a CDS encoding N-acyl-D-amino-acid deacylase family protein → MKYDVLIKNGRIFDGEGNGSFIGDVAVLDGTIVEISKSISGDAKKIYDAKGLWVTPGFIDFHTHYDAEVEASPGLKESVMHGVTTITMGSCSLSLCIGTAEDLADMFSRVEAIPREQVLPLLQKKKTWNSMKEYADHLNSLPLGPNVSTFLGHSAIRAYSMGLERSLSHGVKPTEQEMLQMEKLLQEAIDCGYLGLSINTLTWDKMDGSRFRSKPLPSTFAKWSEISRLNRIVRREERIFQGVPNVSTKYNVLLFFKESLGILRKKLKTTIISLMDPRSNRSIYKLVAFLTRIVNTILKGDVRLQAVPAVFDLYADGVDVVVFEEFGAGTAAIHLADLAERRKLLLDKGYRKWFRRQWTNWFLPRVFHRDFNESKIVECPDQKLVGRSFSELAKERKQHVVETFLDLCAEYGNDIRWYTVIGNDRKGPLKYIVSHPDVLIGFSDAGAHLRGMAHYNFPLRFLKLVRDAELEGKPFLSMEKAVWRVTGEIADWFGLDTGKLKVGAQADIVLLNPNGLNEKVETIQETPMPEFGGMVRLVRRNEEAIRAVLINGKVAVENGIVLPEIGKENGFGRFMAHKAKDYLYRSTKGQKRETAGSAA, encoded by the coding sequence ATGAAGTACGATGTTCTGATCAAGAATGGAAGAATATTCGATGGAGAAGGGAACGGATCCTTTATCGGAGATGTTGCGGTCCTGGATGGAACTATTGTAGAGATCTCAAAATCGATTTCCGGTGATGCAAAGAAGATTTATGACGCAAAAGGACTTTGGGTTACTCCGGGATTCATTGACTTTCATACACATTACGATGCAGAGGTGGAAGCTTCTCCAGGACTTAAAGAATCTGTAATGCACGGTGTGACCACCATCACAATGGGAAGTTGTTCTCTCAGTCTTTGTATCGGAACGGCTGAAGACCTTGCGGATATGTTCAGTAGGGTGGAGGCAATCCCGAGAGAGCAAGTGCTACCTTTATTACAAAAAAAGAAAACTTGGAATTCGATGAAAGAATATGCCGACCATTTGAATTCGCTTCCTTTGGGTCCGAATGTTTCTACATTTTTGGGGCATTCTGCTATCCGAGCTTATTCTATGGGATTGGAAAGATCTCTTTCTCATGGAGTAAAACCTACGGAGCAGGAAATGTTACAAATGGAGAAACTTCTGCAAGAAGCGATCGACTGCGGATACTTGGGACTGTCTATCAATACTCTTACCTGGGACAAGATGGATGGAAGCCGATTCAGAAGTAAACCTCTTCCGTCTACCTTTGCCAAATGGTCCGAGATTAGCAGGTTGAATCGAATCGTTCGTAGAGAAGAGCGTATCTTCCAAGGAGTGCCGAACGTTTCTACAAAGTATAATGTTCTTCTATTCTTTAAGGAAAGTCTAGGGATTTTGAGAAAAAAACTAAAGACTACGATCATTTCTCTCATGGATCCAAGATCCAATCGATCTATTTACAAATTGGTAGCGTTTTTAACTCGGATCGTGAATACGATCTTAAAAGGAGACGTTCGTTTGCAGGCGGTTCCGGCGGTATTCGATCTTTATGCGGATGGAGTAGATGTAGTAGTCTTCGAAGAATTCGGTGCGGGAACCGCTGCCATTCATTTGGCGGATCTTGCCGAGCGCAGGAAACTTCTGCTCGATAAAGGGTATAGAAAATGGTTTCGCAGACAATGGACCAATTGGTTTTTGCCACGAGTATTTCATAGAGACTTCAACGAATCCAAGATTGTAGAATGTCCTGATCAAAAGCTGGTAGGCAGATCCTTCTCCGAACTCGCCAAAGAAAGAAAACAACATGTGGTCGAAACATTTTTGGATCTATGTGCGGAGTATGGGAACGATATACGTTGGTATACTGTGATCGGGAACGACCGAAAAGGGCCTTTAAAGTATATAGTCAGTCATCCGGATGTGTTGATCGGATTTTCCGATGCAGGAGCCCATTTAAGAGGAATGGCTCATTATAATTTTCCATTACGTTTTCTGAAATTAGTGAGAGATGCAGAACTGGAAGGAAAACCTTTCCTCTCTATGGAAAAGGCGGTTTGGAGAGTGACGGGAGAGATCGCTGATTGGTTCGGTTTAGATACAGGCAAATTGAAAGTAGGGGCTCAAGCGGATATCGTTCTTTTAAATCCAAACGGTCTGAACGAAAAAGTGGAAACCATCCAAGAAACCCCCATGCCGGAATTCGGCGGAATGGTTCGTTTGGTTCGCAGAAATGAAGAAGCGATCCGTGCGGTGCTGATTAACGGAAAAGTCGCTGTGGAGAACGGGATCGTTCTTCCCGAGATCGGAAAAGAAAACGGTTTCGGTAGATTTATGGCCCATAAGGCAAAAGATTATTTGTATCGCTCTACAAAGGGGCAAAAACGGGAAACTGCAGGTTCTGCCGCTTAA
- a CDS encoding OmpA family protein, which translates to MKTNLGILTFALASVSLLTNCVSQSKYDALQAMYEEKARELSNLERDKSSLQRSVEDMKRIQEETERRIADYRSLLESFKGMIDSGKLKIRIVDGRMVVILSSDILFPPGSASLSSKGTDAIKEVTGILSSLHGRRFQVEGHTDDVPTGIKGYSNWELASARALTVLHTMVKSGMPEDRISAASMGSSRPSVPNTSVENRTANRRIEIVIVPDLSNLPGIEELRKLSE; encoded by the coding sequence ATGAAAACGAATCTGGGTATTCTTACCTTTGCCTTGGCCTCAGTTTCCCTTTTAACCAATTGCGTTTCGCAATCCAAATACGACGCATTACAAGCGATGTACGAGGAAAAAGCAAGGGAGCTTTCCAATTTAGAAAGAGATAAATCTTCTCTTCAAAGATCCGTAGAAGATATGAAACGTATCCAGGAAGAAACGGAAAGAAGGATCGCCGATTACAGAAGCCTATTAGAAAGTTTTAAAGGAATGATCGATTCCGGAAAACTAAAGATCCGGATCGTAGACGGAAGAATGGTAGTAATTCTTTCTTCCGATATATTATTCCCTCCAGGATCTGCGAGTTTATCCTCAAAAGGAACGGATGCGATTAAAGAAGTTACAGGGATCTTATCTTCCCTTCACGGAAGAAGATTCCAAGTAGAAGGTCATACGGACGATGTACCCACCGGTATCAAAGGATATTCCAATTGGGAACTTGCGTCCGCAAGAGCTTTGACCGTATTGCATACAATGGTGAAGTCCGGAATGCCGGAAGATCGGATCAGCGCTGCTTCTATGGGATCTTCCCGTCCTTCTGTACCGAATACAAGTGTGGAGAATAGAACCGCAAATCGAAGGATAGAAATTGTAATCGTCCCGGATTTATCGAATCTACCTGGAATCGAAGAATTACGTAAATTGAGCGAATAG